A region of Cheilinus undulatus linkage group 10, ASM1832078v1, whole genome shotgun sequence DNA encodes the following proteins:
- the LOC121516413 gene encoding histone RNA hairpin-binding protein isoform X1, whose protein sequence is MSEMDRGTRHEKHNREHENRSHGASRWSNSRKRGIDGNLRTKRDTESREKRHDDDRHDDRHDSFTTPESAGPVSRCGRRSDWGSQVEDDEMRRDVHRDMQRYRRRILGGDATQRERKASSGSSGSCDSKEEDNIETDESVLLRRQKQINYGKNTLAYDRYTKEVPKHMRQSGVHPKTPNKFRKYSRRSWDQQIKLWKVKLHAWDPPTEEGGDKTLNDIDELGLDDVMDIELDFPSLSEPQDAPAPLSTHSVSLEDDDCMGTPVKLQKTDLSAEPDMS, encoded by the exons ATGTCTGAGATGGACAGAGGAACAcgacatgaaaaacacaacagagaacACGAGAACAG GAGCCATGGAGCGTCTAGGTGGTCCAACAGCAGGAAGAGAGGGATCGATGGAAATCTGAGGACcaagagagacacagagagcagagaaaaaagACACGATGATGACCGCCATGATGATAGACATGATAG CTTCACGACTCCAGAGAGTGCTGGCCCCGTGTCTCGCTGTGGCCGGCGATCGGACTGGGGCAGTCAGGTGGAGGATGACGAGATGAGGAGGGACGTGCACAGAGACATGCAGCG TTACAGGAGGAGGATACTGGGAGGAGACGCcacccagagagagagaaaggcctCCTCGGGCTCCTCAGGGAG CTGTGACTCCAAAGAGGAAGACAACATAGAGACGGACGAGTCGGTGTTGCTGCGGCGACAGAAGCAGATAAACTACGGCAAGAACACGCTGGCCTATGACCGTTACACCAAAGAAGTGCCCAA ACACATGCGCCAGTCTGGAGTTCACCCTAAGACCCCCAACAAGTTCAGGAAGTACAGCCGGCGCTCATGGGACCAGCAGATCAAACTGTGGAAGGTTAAGCTGCATGCCTGGGACCCCCCCACAGAAGAGGGCGGGGACAAAACCCTCAATGACAT AGATGAGCTTGGTCTCGATGATGTGATGGACATCGAGCTGGACTTCCCTTCCCTGTCAGAACCCCAGGATGCACCAGCCCCGCTTAGCACTCACAGCGTTTCACTGGAG GATGACGACTGTATGGGGACTCCGGTTAAACTCCAAAAGACGGACTTGTCGGCAGAGCCTGACATGTCATAG
- the LOC121516413 gene encoding histone RNA hairpin-binding protein isoform X2, with protein MSEMDRGTRHEKHNREHENRSHGASRWSNSRKRGIDGNLRTKRDTESREKRHDDDRHDDRHDSFTTPESAGPVSRCGRRSDWGSQVEDDEMRRDVHRDMQRRRILGGDATQRERKASSGSSGSCDSKEEDNIETDESVLLRRQKQINYGKNTLAYDRYTKEVPKHMRQSGVHPKTPNKFRKYSRRSWDQQIKLWKVKLHAWDPPTEEGGDKTLNDIDELGLDDVMDIELDFPSLSEPQDAPAPLSTHSVSLEDDDCMGTPVKLQKTDLSAEPDMS; from the exons ATGTCTGAGATGGACAGAGGAACAcgacatgaaaaacacaacagagaacACGAGAACAG GAGCCATGGAGCGTCTAGGTGGTCCAACAGCAGGAAGAGAGGGATCGATGGAAATCTGAGGACcaagagagacacagagagcagagaaaaaagACACGATGATGACCGCCATGATGATAGACATGATAG CTTCACGACTCCAGAGAGTGCTGGCCCCGTGTCTCGCTGTGGCCGGCGATCGGACTGGGGCAGTCAGGTGGAGGATGACGAGATGAGGAGGGACGTGCACAGAGACATGCAGCG GAGGAGGATACTGGGAGGAGACGCcacccagagagagagaaaggcctCCTCGGGCTCCTCAGGGAG CTGTGACTCCAAAGAGGAAGACAACATAGAGACGGACGAGTCGGTGTTGCTGCGGCGACAGAAGCAGATAAACTACGGCAAGAACACGCTGGCCTATGACCGTTACACCAAAGAAGTGCCCAA ACACATGCGCCAGTCTGGAGTTCACCCTAAGACCCCCAACAAGTTCAGGAAGTACAGCCGGCGCTCATGGGACCAGCAGATCAAACTGTGGAAGGTTAAGCTGCATGCCTGGGACCCCCCCACAGAAGAGGGCGGGGACAAAACCCTCAATGACAT AGATGAGCTTGGTCTCGATGATGTGATGGACATCGAGCTGGACTTCCCTTCCCTGTCAGAACCCCAGGATGCACCAGCCCCGCTTAGCACTCACAGCGTTTCACTGGAG GATGACGACTGTATGGGGACTCCGGTTAAACTCCAAAAGACGGACTTGTCGGCAGAGCCTGACATGTCATAG
- the ccdc142 gene encoding uncharacterized protein ccdc142 isoform X1, whose translation MDHNSSELLGDPGGEATQRTDWETAESISPEKKQRRGPSCSGTEDQNSDGSWSQRSFSRSLQRAESLLRSTFNPSLRWLFNVRSQDDDDMEEGNFVVAHNLVSRSSARLLRLQHALLTVAPQWQHVGGTPGSAQVCVKGPPGEGGLLLLPSPSSPSLQENYMALRRLQEQRSLLLFIHEFSRRAHLAAGFISRVTQLLERAHLKLSQTQSSWSSFRPSLVSIVQELRVHLAHWSSLTYRARSDVDLRHALVQLTRLIDQVRQSLDLLVLQALVLVERYVVLVLGMVVRSEVDSIPVEVLEEVLGAAGVFNHTVGELRVQHTATQRRTWILQQAHIPTPGPGLPSGRGCHPAGVGVRDLMVLLAQRHAHTAPSHLLTPPRGSLDHSDWTWDQLIDSITLKTPPQQSAPPTSSQALPSDSGSEPLWGVQQDQISVELLVRLLICSGDPLLPVTSQTPEKFDQSADRTIGHEPDLIQDHHKDSPETRSAIDTWTSPGVGADSEKDVQPAVTELSSDRRQRWSPSVTWLDLGRSALCAQVLEQYRPLLVTLCNRALWLHLIAPPPPKCASSINLQAPPTRISIVNKVRLAAQTDRLPNRFRKMLQDFSQYLLASTAHAQWDYEVCRSLGSTLKDKCLTDVNRQLTYEQSRGVMMSSTMERFLCLPPPLMSSLSSCQSTSRSTNSGHLTLPPSMLCLHRHTISLALATVQLSTVWVMSKSFQFLSSWSLNKFLLITQGDLKVLSKSLEGMLHEIQASESPSALHHHHHHHQPLLKKQLSDLNTAMSQLQTFSSVVLQTFSRDCKKMSGEIFEQTMPAAVHWRLNLRTGFPSSPSAYASEAAQSVIGQVLEGVAPLSDDARVQALSITMTAFMEAWMEHILRHRIKFSVQGALQLKQDFDCIREMIQSEQSGLSSDLHQRLLSLRVFQQVDSAVVCLLQQPQGKPYLRSRVWEPFIHCCPSHRNSIDSMVGSSITNLRCMEGEELTDPSVMTSDIPPVDPSSPGEPYLAPSAALGSTQQDWLDLRIHSSSTRRWRLPGLHCLAKTEP comes from the exons ATGGATCACAACAGCAGTGAGCTGCTAGGAGATCCCGGAGGAGAGGCCACACAGCGCACAG ACTGGGAGACAGCCGAGTCCATCAGTCCAGAGAAGAAGCAG aggAGAGGCCCATCCTGCTCAGGGACAGAAGATCAGAACTCTGATG GTTCCTGGTCTCAGAGGTCATTCTCTCGCTCTCTGCAGCGGGCAGAGTCATTACTCCGCAGCACCTTCAACCCCAGCCTCAGGTGGCTATTTAACGTCCGCAGTCAGGATGATGACGACATGGAGGAGGGAAACTTTGTGGTCGCTCACAATCTGGTGTCCCGCTCATCTGCACGCCTCCTGAGGCTGCAGCATGCTCTGCTCACTGTGGCCCCCCAGTGGCAGCATGTGGGAGGAACGCCTGGGTCTGCACAG GTGTGTGTAAAAGGTCCTCCAGGTGAGGGTGGCCTCCTTCTCCTGccttccccctcctccccttctctgcaggagaactacaTGGCTCTGaggaggctgcaggagcagcgctctctgctgctctttatCCATGAGTTCAGCAGGAGAGCTCACCTGGCAGCAGGCTTTATCTCCAGAGTCACACAGCTGCTGGAGAGAGCACACCTGAAGCTCAGCCAG ACTCAGTCCTCGTGGTCCTCCTTCAGACCAAGTCTAGTTTCCATTGTCCAGGAGCTGAGGGTCCACCTGGCTCATTGGTCCAGTCTTACTTATCGGGCACGGTCAGACGTGGACCTGAGGCATGCGCTGGTGCAGCTCACCAGGCTCATTGATCAGGTCCGTCAGAGTCTGGACCTTCTGGTCCTGCAGGCCCTGGTCTTGGTGGAGCGCTACGTGGTCCTGGTCCTGGGCATGGTGGTCCGGTCTGAGGTGGACAGCATACCTGTGGAGGTGCTGGAGGAGGTGTTGGGGGCGGCGGGCGTATTTAATCACACAGTGGGGGAGCTTAGAGTCCAGCACACTGCCACCCAGAGGAGGACTTGGATACTGCAGCAGGCCCACATCCCCACTCCAGGTCCTGGTCTTCCTTCCGGCAGAGGGTGTCACCCTGCAGGAGTCGGGGTCCGGGATCTGATGGTCCTGTTAGCCCAACGTCATGCACACACTGCCCCTTCTCACCTGCTGACGCCCCCCCGGGGGAGTCTGGACCATTCAGACTGGACCTGGGACCAGCTCATAGACAGCATAACACTTAAAACCCCTCCGCAGCAGTCTGCTCCACCCACATCCTCACAGGCTCTTCCTTCAGATTCTGGTTCTGAGCCTCTGTGGGGGGTCCAGCAGGACCAGATCTCTGTGGAGCTGCTGGTCCGTCTGCTGATCTGCTCTGGTGATCCGCTGCTTCCTGTGACATCACAAACGCCTGAAAAATTTGATCAGTCAGCTGACAGGACCATTGGACACGAGCCAGACCTGATCCAGGACCATCATAAGGACTCACCGGAGACGAGATCAGCAATTGACACGTGGACCAG CCCAGGTGTTGGTGCAGACTCAGAGAAGGATGTGCAGCCTGCAGTAACGGAGCTTTCCTCGGACAGGCGTCAGCGCTGGTCTCCCTCAGTGACGTGGTTAGACCTTGGTCGGTCGGCTCTTTGTGCTCAGGTGCTTGAACAGTACCGCCCCCTGTTGGTGACTCTGTGCAACAGAGCTCTGTGGCTACACCTTATTGCCCCTCCACCTCCAAAATGTGCCTCCAGCATTAATCTGCAGGCTCCACCTACCAGGATCAGCATCGTGAACAAAGTTCGACTGGCGGCACAGACAG ATCGGCTTCCAAACAGGTTCAGGAAAATGCTGCAGGACTTTAGTCAGTATCTGTTGGCCTctactgcacatgctcagtggGACTATG AGGTGTGTAGGAGTTTAGGCTCCACCCTGAAGGACAAGTGTCTCACAGATGTAAACCGCCAGCTGACCTATGAGCAGAGCAGAggtgtgatgatgtcatcaaccATGGAGCGCTTCCTGTGCCTGCCTCCTCCTCTGATGTCATCACTTAGCAGCTGTCAATCAACCAGCAGGAGCACAAATTCAG GTCATCTCACCCTACCCCCCTCGATGCTCTGTCTGCATAGACACACcattagcttagcattagccactgTACAGCTGTCTACAGTGTGGGTCATGTCCAAGTCCTTCCAGTTCCTGTCGTCCTGGAGTCTCAACAAGTTCCTGCTCATCACCCAGGGAGACCTCAAA GTGCTGTCAAAGTCTTTAGAGGGGATGCTTCATGAGATTCAGGCCTCTGAAAGTCCATctgctcttcatcatcatcaccatcatcatcagccCCTGCTGAAGAAACAGCTCAGCGATCTGAACACAGCCATGTCTCAGCTGCAG acaTTCTCCTCGGTGGTGCTGCAGACGTTCTCCAGAGACTGTAAGAAGATGTCCGGAGAGATCTTTGAGCAGACGATGCCTGCTGCCGTTCACTGGAGACTCAACCTGCGGACAG GATTTCCCAGCAGTCCTAGCGCCTATGCTTCTGAGGCAGCTCAGTCTGTGATTGGTCAGGTTTTGGAAGGCGTGGCTCCACTGTCTGATGATGCCCGTGTGCAGGCTCTGAGCATCACCATGACGGCGTTCATGGAGGCATGGATGGAGCATATCCTCAGACACAGGATTAAGTTCAG TGTACAGGGAGCTCTGCAGCTAAAGCAGGACTTTGACTGCATCAGAGAAATGATCCAATCAGAGCAGAGCGGACTGTCATCTGATCTACACCAACGACTGCTCAGCCTCAG ggTGTTCCAGCAGGTGGACTCtgctgttgtgtgtttgttgcaGCAGCCTCAGGGGAAGCCATACCTTCGGTCGAGGGTGTGGGAGCCATTCATACACTGCT GTCCCTCTCACAGAAACAGCATTGACTCCATGGTGGGCAGCAGTATAACCAACCTCAGGTGTATGGAGGGGGAGGAGCTGACTGACCCCTCTGTAATGACATCAGACATCCCCCCTGTGGACCCCTCCTCCCCTGGAGAGCCTTACCTGGCCCCCAG TGCAGCTCTGGGTTCGACTCAGCAGGACTGGTTGGACCTGAGGATCCACAGTAGCTCCACTCGACGCTGGAGACTGCCTGGACTGCACTGCCTGGCCAAGACTGAACCATGA
- the ccdc142 gene encoding uncharacterized protein ccdc142 isoform X2, with protein MNHQQDLDFSIVCVKGPPGEGGLLLLPSPSSPSLQENYMALRRLQEQRSLLLFIHEFSRRAHLAAGFISRVTQLLERAHLKLSQTQSSWSSFRPSLVSIVQELRVHLAHWSSLTYRARSDVDLRHALVQLTRLIDQVRQSLDLLVLQALVLVERYVVLVLGMVVRSEVDSIPVEVLEEVLGAAGVFNHTVGELRVQHTATQRRTWILQQAHIPTPGPGLPSGRGCHPAGVGVRDLMVLLAQRHAHTAPSHLLTPPRGSLDHSDWTWDQLIDSITLKTPPQQSAPPTSSQALPSDSGSEPLWGVQQDQISVELLVRLLICSGDPLLPVTSQTPEKFDQSADRTIGHEPDLIQDHHKDSPETRSAIDTWTSPGVGADSEKDVQPAVTELSSDRRQRWSPSVTWLDLGRSALCAQVLEQYRPLLVTLCNRALWLHLIAPPPPKCASSINLQAPPTRISIVNKVRLAAQTDRLPNRFRKMLQDFSQYLLASTAHAQWDYEVCRSLGSTLKDKCLTDVNRQLTYEQSRGVMMSSTMERFLCLPPPLMSSLSSCQSTSRSTNSGHLTLPPSMLCLHRHTISLALATVQLSTVWVMSKSFQFLSSWSLNKFLLITQGDLKVLSKSLEGMLHEIQASESPSALHHHHHHHQPLLKKQLSDLNTAMSQLQTFSSVVLQTFSRDCKKMSGEIFEQTMPAAVHWRLNLRTGFPSSPSAYASEAAQSVIGQVLEGVAPLSDDARVQALSITMTAFMEAWMEHILRHRIKFSVQGALQLKQDFDCIREMIQSEQSGLSSDLHQRLLSLRVFQQVDSAVVCLLQQPQGKPYLRSRVWEPFIHCCPSHRNSIDSMVGSSITNLRCMEGEELTDPSVMTSDIPPVDPSSPGEPYLAPSAALGSTQQDWLDLRIHSSSTRRWRLPGLHCLAKTEP; from the exons atGAATCATCAGCAAGATTTGGATTTTAGCATT GTGTGTGTAAAAGGTCCTCCAGGTGAGGGTGGCCTCCTTCTCCTGccttccccctcctccccttctctgcaggagaactacaTGGCTCTGaggaggctgcaggagcagcgctctctgctgctctttatCCATGAGTTCAGCAGGAGAGCTCACCTGGCAGCAGGCTTTATCTCCAGAGTCACACAGCTGCTGGAGAGAGCACACCTGAAGCTCAGCCAG ACTCAGTCCTCGTGGTCCTCCTTCAGACCAAGTCTAGTTTCCATTGTCCAGGAGCTGAGGGTCCACCTGGCTCATTGGTCCAGTCTTACTTATCGGGCACGGTCAGACGTGGACCTGAGGCATGCGCTGGTGCAGCTCACCAGGCTCATTGATCAGGTCCGTCAGAGTCTGGACCTTCTGGTCCTGCAGGCCCTGGTCTTGGTGGAGCGCTACGTGGTCCTGGTCCTGGGCATGGTGGTCCGGTCTGAGGTGGACAGCATACCTGTGGAGGTGCTGGAGGAGGTGTTGGGGGCGGCGGGCGTATTTAATCACACAGTGGGGGAGCTTAGAGTCCAGCACACTGCCACCCAGAGGAGGACTTGGATACTGCAGCAGGCCCACATCCCCACTCCAGGTCCTGGTCTTCCTTCCGGCAGAGGGTGTCACCCTGCAGGAGTCGGGGTCCGGGATCTGATGGTCCTGTTAGCCCAACGTCATGCACACACTGCCCCTTCTCACCTGCTGACGCCCCCCCGGGGGAGTCTGGACCATTCAGACTGGACCTGGGACCAGCTCATAGACAGCATAACACTTAAAACCCCTCCGCAGCAGTCTGCTCCACCCACATCCTCACAGGCTCTTCCTTCAGATTCTGGTTCTGAGCCTCTGTGGGGGGTCCAGCAGGACCAGATCTCTGTGGAGCTGCTGGTCCGTCTGCTGATCTGCTCTGGTGATCCGCTGCTTCCTGTGACATCACAAACGCCTGAAAAATTTGATCAGTCAGCTGACAGGACCATTGGACACGAGCCAGACCTGATCCAGGACCATCATAAGGACTCACCGGAGACGAGATCAGCAATTGACACGTGGACCAG CCCAGGTGTTGGTGCAGACTCAGAGAAGGATGTGCAGCCTGCAGTAACGGAGCTTTCCTCGGACAGGCGTCAGCGCTGGTCTCCCTCAGTGACGTGGTTAGACCTTGGTCGGTCGGCTCTTTGTGCTCAGGTGCTTGAACAGTACCGCCCCCTGTTGGTGACTCTGTGCAACAGAGCTCTGTGGCTACACCTTATTGCCCCTCCACCTCCAAAATGTGCCTCCAGCATTAATCTGCAGGCTCCACCTACCAGGATCAGCATCGTGAACAAAGTTCGACTGGCGGCACAGACAG ATCGGCTTCCAAACAGGTTCAGGAAAATGCTGCAGGACTTTAGTCAGTATCTGTTGGCCTctactgcacatgctcagtggGACTATG AGGTGTGTAGGAGTTTAGGCTCCACCCTGAAGGACAAGTGTCTCACAGATGTAAACCGCCAGCTGACCTATGAGCAGAGCAGAggtgtgatgatgtcatcaaccATGGAGCGCTTCCTGTGCCTGCCTCCTCCTCTGATGTCATCACTTAGCAGCTGTCAATCAACCAGCAGGAGCACAAATTCAG GTCATCTCACCCTACCCCCCTCGATGCTCTGTCTGCATAGACACACcattagcttagcattagccactgTACAGCTGTCTACAGTGTGGGTCATGTCCAAGTCCTTCCAGTTCCTGTCGTCCTGGAGTCTCAACAAGTTCCTGCTCATCACCCAGGGAGACCTCAAA GTGCTGTCAAAGTCTTTAGAGGGGATGCTTCATGAGATTCAGGCCTCTGAAAGTCCATctgctcttcatcatcatcaccatcatcatcagccCCTGCTGAAGAAACAGCTCAGCGATCTGAACACAGCCATGTCTCAGCTGCAG acaTTCTCCTCGGTGGTGCTGCAGACGTTCTCCAGAGACTGTAAGAAGATGTCCGGAGAGATCTTTGAGCAGACGATGCCTGCTGCCGTTCACTGGAGACTCAACCTGCGGACAG GATTTCCCAGCAGTCCTAGCGCCTATGCTTCTGAGGCAGCTCAGTCTGTGATTGGTCAGGTTTTGGAAGGCGTGGCTCCACTGTCTGATGATGCCCGTGTGCAGGCTCTGAGCATCACCATGACGGCGTTCATGGAGGCATGGATGGAGCATATCCTCAGACACAGGATTAAGTTCAG TGTACAGGGAGCTCTGCAGCTAAAGCAGGACTTTGACTGCATCAGAGAAATGATCCAATCAGAGCAGAGCGGACTGTCATCTGATCTACACCAACGACTGCTCAGCCTCAG ggTGTTCCAGCAGGTGGACTCtgctgttgtgtgtttgttgcaGCAGCCTCAGGGGAAGCCATACCTTCGGTCGAGGGTGTGGGAGCCATTCATACACTGCT GTCCCTCTCACAGAAACAGCATTGACTCCATGGTGGGCAGCAGTATAACCAACCTCAGGTGTATGGAGGGGGAGGAGCTGACTGACCCCTCTGTAATGACATCAGACATCCCCCCTGTGGACCCCTCCTCCCCTGGAGAGCCTTACCTGGCCCCCAG TGCAGCTCTGGGTTCGACTCAGCAGGACTGGTTGGACCTGAGGATCCACAGTAGCTCCACTCGACGCTGGAGACTGCCTGGACTGCACTGCCTGGCCAAGACTGAACCATGA
- the ccdc142 gene encoding coiled-coil domain-containing protein 142 isoform X3, with protein sequence MALRRLQEQRSLLLFIHEFSRRAHLAAGFISRVTQLLERAHLKLSQTQSSWSSFRPSLVSIVQELRVHLAHWSSLTYRARSDVDLRHALVQLTRLIDQVRQSLDLLVLQALVLVERYVVLVLGMVVRSEVDSIPVEVLEEVLGAAGVFNHTVGELRVQHTATQRRTWILQQAHIPTPGPGLPSGRGCHPAGVGVRDLMVLLAQRHAHTAPSHLLTPPRGSLDHSDWTWDQLIDSITLKTPPQQSAPPTSSQALPSDSGSEPLWGVQQDQISVELLVRLLICSGDPLLPVTSQTPEKFDQSADRTIGHEPDLIQDHHKDSPETRSAIDTWTSPGVGADSEKDVQPAVTELSSDRRQRWSPSVTWLDLGRSALCAQVLEQYRPLLVTLCNRALWLHLIAPPPPKCASSINLQAPPTRISIVNKVRLAAQTDRLPNRFRKMLQDFSQYLLASTAHAQWDYEVCRSLGSTLKDKCLTDVNRQLTYEQSRGVMMSSTMERFLCLPPPLMSSLSSCQSTSRSTNSGHLTLPPSMLCLHRHTISLALATVQLSTVWVMSKSFQFLSSWSLNKFLLITQGDLKVLSKSLEGMLHEIQASESPSALHHHHHHHQPLLKKQLSDLNTAMSQLQTFSSVVLQTFSRDCKKMSGEIFEQTMPAAVHWRLNLRTGFPSSPSAYASEAAQSVIGQVLEGVAPLSDDARVQALSITMTAFMEAWMEHILRHRIKFSVQGALQLKQDFDCIREMIQSEQSGLSSDLHQRLLSLRVFQQVDSAVVCLLQQPQGKPYLRSRVWEPFIHCCPSHRNSIDSMVGSSITNLRCMEGEELTDPSVMTSDIPPVDPSSPGEPYLAPSAALGSTQQDWLDLRIHSSSTRRWRLPGLHCLAKTEP encoded by the exons aTGGCTCTGaggaggctgcaggagcagcgctctctgctgctctttatCCATGAGTTCAGCAGGAGAGCTCACCTGGCAGCAGGCTTTATCTCCAGAGTCACACAGCTGCTGGAGAGAGCACACCTGAAGCTCAGCCAG ACTCAGTCCTCGTGGTCCTCCTTCAGACCAAGTCTAGTTTCCATTGTCCAGGAGCTGAGGGTCCACCTGGCTCATTGGTCCAGTCTTACTTATCGGGCACGGTCAGACGTGGACCTGAGGCATGCGCTGGTGCAGCTCACCAGGCTCATTGATCAGGTCCGTCAGAGTCTGGACCTTCTGGTCCTGCAGGCCCTGGTCTTGGTGGAGCGCTACGTGGTCCTGGTCCTGGGCATGGTGGTCCGGTCTGAGGTGGACAGCATACCTGTGGAGGTGCTGGAGGAGGTGTTGGGGGCGGCGGGCGTATTTAATCACACAGTGGGGGAGCTTAGAGTCCAGCACACTGCCACCCAGAGGAGGACTTGGATACTGCAGCAGGCCCACATCCCCACTCCAGGTCCTGGTCTTCCTTCCGGCAGAGGGTGTCACCCTGCAGGAGTCGGGGTCCGGGATCTGATGGTCCTGTTAGCCCAACGTCATGCACACACTGCCCCTTCTCACCTGCTGACGCCCCCCCGGGGGAGTCTGGACCATTCAGACTGGACCTGGGACCAGCTCATAGACAGCATAACACTTAAAACCCCTCCGCAGCAGTCTGCTCCACCCACATCCTCACAGGCTCTTCCTTCAGATTCTGGTTCTGAGCCTCTGTGGGGGGTCCAGCAGGACCAGATCTCTGTGGAGCTGCTGGTCCGTCTGCTGATCTGCTCTGGTGATCCGCTGCTTCCTGTGACATCACAAACGCCTGAAAAATTTGATCAGTCAGCTGACAGGACCATTGGACACGAGCCAGACCTGATCCAGGACCATCATAAGGACTCACCGGAGACGAGATCAGCAATTGACACGTGGACCAG CCCAGGTGTTGGTGCAGACTCAGAGAAGGATGTGCAGCCTGCAGTAACGGAGCTTTCCTCGGACAGGCGTCAGCGCTGGTCTCCCTCAGTGACGTGGTTAGACCTTGGTCGGTCGGCTCTTTGTGCTCAGGTGCTTGAACAGTACCGCCCCCTGTTGGTGACTCTGTGCAACAGAGCTCTGTGGCTACACCTTATTGCCCCTCCACCTCCAAAATGTGCCTCCAGCATTAATCTGCAGGCTCCACCTACCAGGATCAGCATCGTGAACAAAGTTCGACTGGCGGCACAGACAG ATCGGCTTCCAAACAGGTTCAGGAAAATGCTGCAGGACTTTAGTCAGTATCTGTTGGCCTctactgcacatgctcagtggGACTATG AGGTGTGTAGGAGTTTAGGCTCCACCCTGAAGGACAAGTGTCTCACAGATGTAAACCGCCAGCTGACCTATGAGCAGAGCAGAggtgtgatgatgtcatcaaccATGGAGCGCTTCCTGTGCCTGCCTCCTCCTCTGATGTCATCACTTAGCAGCTGTCAATCAACCAGCAGGAGCACAAATTCAG GTCATCTCACCCTACCCCCCTCGATGCTCTGTCTGCATAGACACACcattagcttagcattagccactgTACAGCTGTCTACAGTGTGGGTCATGTCCAAGTCCTTCCAGTTCCTGTCGTCCTGGAGTCTCAACAAGTTCCTGCTCATCACCCAGGGAGACCTCAAA GTGCTGTCAAAGTCTTTAGAGGGGATGCTTCATGAGATTCAGGCCTCTGAAAGTCCATctgctcttcatcatcatcaccatcatcatcagccCCTGCTGAAGAAACAGCTCAGCGATCTGAACACAGCCATGTCTCAGCTGCAG acaTTCTCCTCGGTGGTGCTGCAGACGTTCTCCAGAGACTGTAAGAAGATGTCCGGAGAGATCTTTGAGCAGACGATGCCTGCTGCCGTTCACTGGAGACTCAACCTGCGGACAG GATTTCCCAGCAGTCCTAGCGCCTATGCTTCTGAGGCAGCTCAGTCTGTGATTGGTCAGGTTTTGGAAGGCGTGGCTCCACTGTCTGATGATGCCCGTGTGCAGGCTCTGAGCATCACCATGACGGCGTTCATGGAGGCATGGATGGAGCATATCCTCAGACACAGGATTAAGTTCAG TGTACAGGGAGCTCTGCAGCTAAAGCAGGACTTTGACTGCATCAGAGAAATGATCCAATCAGAGCAGAGCGGACTGTCATCTGATCTACACCAACGACTGCTCAGCCTCAG ggTGTTCCAGCAGGTGGACTCtgctgttgtgtgtttgttgcaGCAGCCTCAGGGGAAGCCATACCTTCGGTCGAGGGTGTGGGAGCCATTCATACACTGCT GTCCCTCTCACAGAAACAGCATTGACTCCATGGTGGGCAGCAGTATAACCAACCTCAGGTGTATGGAGGGGGAGGAGCTGACTGACCCCTCTGTAATGACATCAGACATCCCCCCTGTGGACCCCTCCTCCCCTGGAGAGCCTTACCTGGCCCCCAG TGCAGCTCTGGGTTCGACTCAGCAGGACTGGTTGGACCTGAGGATCCACAGTAGCTCCACTCGACGCTGGAGACTGCCTGGACTGCACTGCCTGGCCAAGACTGAACCATGA